A portion of the Rhinolophus sinicus isolate RSC01 linkage group LG16, ASM3656204v1, whole genome shotgun sequence genome contains these proteins:
- the LOC109433699 gene encoding RIMS-binding protein 3A, translating into MTKDSPNPSGGSRATPKKLANPGPAAGILEEQRRELEKLRAELEAERARGLAERRRFAAQARQLREAAERERQQLVDHLRSKWEAQRCRELRQLQQEVLREREAEIRQLLRWKEAEMRQLQQLLHRERDGVVRQARDLQRQLAEELVNRGYCGRAGAPEVAAAQCRCRLQEVLTQLRWETDGEQASRIRHLQAALDVERQLFLKYILEHFRWHPALSRTPDSQAVHFSEEPHTETPCESHRPQKSACRLESFDSLNARVRVRSRSLDLVPAACSNSPDSLLPTRASSLDSLALAPSHSLDSTRSLPKAPESEERASSSPDTSILGSPSPSPPPPPPPPPPPPPPSEHREPRDPPGEDSGSQPCEALTLSPLSLDYHELVKQNSELSEALQVLARRCTGLHAENMQLRSASFPDKVDEKVKRLKVKHAELTGLARRLEDRARKLQETNLRAVSAPVPGESCADLELCQAFARQRARDLSEQASALLAKDKQIEELQQECHLLQALVASGLGSSPHSSGGAASALWLNVSDLDRLQRESQLEVLRLQRQLTLQLAIRSAPAEAGGQKPPGEEARRQVQALERELGARRRECEELGAQAAEARRRGEKAQEQLQEALREGAWLAKENARLQAQANWSRKVAAENNDVRGQLGRACQERDAAGLLAEQLLQQAVHGQDRQQQLQHDLQKALRDLQAAQEEKRVLQCQPGHPPLESRKAPEAPDSQDRSSRKIKFQPGPEDQALSQISSREKQEKKETSLSESQVSLGEPVSDPQVPDRVPASRPLDSRPQAKETSSESNSSSEVESMWVTVPSCSTLVIDTTSEEEDLDPNSVSSTLEVGNSEAPAIPKLKLFLVRYSYNPFEGPNEHPESELPLTAGDYIYIFGDMDEDGFYEGELEDGRRGLVPSNLVEQIPDNDILGCLSPKSPDLGPTRLPAGQGKVLKEDFGHSVLPGKAQGAVQRRTCQMVRAVSKTEVAIQLSDTKTEDGWLGSLQSVEEQGFSRPLLGDREVLCVAPKQLHLQNVAATLAEITWVYSSSSHPHMVYLNDQEHALTPAGVSSYIFHNLHPNTRYQVQVEVRLPWDSLQVLWETKSSTITFDTPVAGPPDPPLDVLVERHTSPGLLVISWLPVTINSAGSSNGVQVTGYAVYADGLKVAEVTDATAGSILLESSQLQLPLMCQKVSVRTMSICGESLDSVPAQIPHDCFTCHLLPENSPFSYTCGDPSPSRVTLPKCPQRLALAPLSAKASPHTPRNCGEPQAEFLEAFPEEPPKRCPPVPNLSSDGECPSVGAGSQAQASTEAWEVCRKELCFQKSLQKYKPPLPSGQSGGEKDHYQHMGTSQSSALGVVHLSPECGPQKEPCQEKAAFEKILRQKQDAQVVTPPQLSASQQYVSDFHDTLQEEEAVCFCPWGTGKQEQRRELRTQGGQGQALGGKREDQLHGPSLALCPAPSSKVIKMSRGSPPLLGRGMDTPVRVFVALFDYDPLTMSTNPAVAKEELAFQKGQLLRVWGSQDPRGFYHGECNGQVGNIPGHLVAEAEVGMEQTNRKWHLLAQRHMPSMAHLDDFGGLTSPQGSFPMPQGNPRRPRLRTPAAMMAILDYDPKDGQVGGPVKSKLSLKSGDVVKVYGPVDEKGFYYGESGGHRGLVPAHLLDHMSFQGE; encoded by the coding sequence ATGACCAAGGACTCGCCCAACCCTTCGGGTGGCAGCCGCGCGACACCCAAAAAGCTGGCTAATCCGGGGCCGGCGGCAGGGATACTggaggagcagaggagggagctggagaAGCTGCGGGCCGAACTGGAGGCGGAGCGAGCACGCGGGCTGGCTGAGCGGCGGCGCTTCGCGGCCCAGGCACGCCAGCTGCGGGAGGCGGCCGAGCGGGAGCGGCAGCAGCTGGTTGACCATCTGCGCTCCAAGTGGGAAGCACAGCGCTGTCGGGAGCTGCGGCAGCTGCAGCAGGAGGTGCTGCGGGAGCGAGAGGCGGAGATCCGGCAGCTGCTGCGTTGGAAAGAGGCCGAGATGcggcagctgcagcagctgctgcACCGCGAGCGCGACGGCGTGGTGCGCCAGGCCCGGGATCTGCAGCGCCAGCTGGCCGAGGAGCTGGTAAACCGCGGCTACTGCGGCCGCGCGGGGGCGCCCGAAGTCGCCGCCGCGCAGTGTCGCTGTCGCCTGCAGGAAGTGCTGACGCAACTTCGCTGGGAGACAGACGGCGAGCAAGCCTCACGCATCCGCCACCTGCAGGCGGCGCTCGATGTAGAGCGCCAGCTCTTCCTCAAGTACATCCTAGAGCACTTCCGCTGGCACCCCGCTTTGTCCCGCACCCCCGACTCTCAGGCTGTGCATTTTTCGGAAGAGCCGCACACTGAGACCCCCTGCGAGTCTCACCGACCCCAAAAGTCCGCCTGTCGACTCGAATCCTTTGACAGCCTGAACGCCCGCGTCCGCGTGCGCTCCCGCTCCCTTGACCTGGTGCCGGCGGCATGCTCCAACTCCCCAGACAGCCTGCTCCCCACGCGCGCCAGCTCCCTTGATTCCTTGGCACTAGCACCTTCCCACTCGCTCGACAGCACCCGGAGTCTCCCCAAAGCCCCGGAATCCGAGGAGCGAGCCTCCTCCTCTCCAGACACCTCCATCCTGGGCTCCCCGAGcccctcgccgccgccgccgccgccaccaccaccaccaccaccaccaccatcggAGCACAGGGAACCTAGAGACCCGCCAGGAGAAGACTCCGGGAGCCAGCCCTGCGAGGCCCTGACCCTCTCGCCGCTGAGCCTGGACTACCACGAACTGGTGAAGCAGAACTCGGAACTGTCCGAGGCGTTGCAGGTGCTGGCGCGGCGTTGCACTGGCCTGCACGCAGAGAACATGCAGTTGAGGAGCgcaagcttcccagacaaggtgGACGAGAAGGTGAAGCGGCTCAAGGTGAAGCACGCGGAGCTGACAGGCCTGGCGCGGCGCCTAGAGGACCGGGCCCGCAAACTGCAAGAAACCAACCTGCGGGCTGTGAGTGCGCCTGTGCCCGGCGAGAGTTGCGCTGACCTGGAGCTGTGCCAGGCCTTCGCCCGCCAGCGCGCTCGAGACTTGTCGGAGCAGGCGAGCGCGTTGTTGGCCAAGGACAAACAGATCGAAGAGCTGCAACAAGAGTGTCACTTGCTGCAGGCGCTCGTCGCCTCGGGCCTGGGCAGCTCCCCGCACTCTAGTGGGGGCGCGGCTAGCGCCCTGTGGCTCAATGTCAGCGACTTGGACCGGCTGCAGCGCGAGTCCCAGCTGGAGGTGCTGCGCCTGCAGAGGCAGTTGACTTTACAGCTGGCCATCCGCAGCGCCCCGGCGGAGGCTGGTGGCCAGAAACCCCCCGGCGAGGAGGCGCGGCGCCAGGTACAGGCGCTGGAGCGCGAGCTGGGCGCGCGGCGGCGCGAGTGCGAGGAGCTGGGCGCGCAGGCGGCGGAAGCGCGGCGGCGGGGCGAGAAGGCCCAGGAGCAGCTGCAGGAGGCGCTTCGCGAGGGCGCCTGGTTGGCCAAGGAGAACGCGCGGCTGCAGGCCCAGGCAAACTGGTCGCGGAAAGTGGCGGCGGAGAACAACGACGTGCGCGGGCAGCTGGGCCGCGCGTGTCAGGAGCGCGACGCGGCGGGCTTGCTGGCGGAGCAGCTGCTGCAGCAGGCGGTGCACGGGCAGGACAGGCAGCAACAGCTGCAGCATGACCTGCAGAAGGCCCTGCGTGATCTCCAGGCTGCCCAGGAGGAGAAGCGGGTGCTGCAGTGTCAGCCTGGTCACCCTCCCCTGGAATCCCGTAAGGCCCCCGAAGCCCCGGATTCCCAAGATAGGAGTAGCAGAAAGATCAAGTTCCAGCCAGGGCCTGAAGACCAAGCATTATCACAGATCTCCagcagagaaaaacaggaaaagaaggaaacctCTCTGTCAGAGAGCCAAGTTTCCCTTGGGGAGCCAGTCAGTGACCCCCAAGTGCCAGACAGAGTCCCAGCTAGCCGACCTCTGGACTCCAGGCCCCAGGCCAAGGAAACCAGCTCCGAGTCAAACTCTTCCTCTGAGGTGGAGTCCATGTGGGTCACTGTACCATCTTGCTCTACTCTGGTCATAGACACGACCAGTGAAGAGGAGGATCTGGACCCCAACAGTGTGTCTTCCACCCTGGAAGTGGGTAACTCAGAGGCCCCTGCCATACCCAAGCTCAAGCTCTTCCTGGTTCGATACAGCTACAACCCATTTGAGGGGCCCAACGAGCATCCTGAGAGTGAGCTGCCCCTCACTGCTGGGGATTACATATATATCTTTGGGGACATGGATGAGGACGGTTTCTATGAAGGGGAGCTGGAGGATGGCCGGCGGGGCCTGGTGCCCTCCAACCTGGTGGAGCAGATTCCAGACAATGACATCCTTGGCTGCCTGTCCCCCAAGTCCCCTGACCTTGGCCCCACTCGACTCCCAGCTGGGCAGGGCAAAGTTTTAAAGGAAGATTTTGGTCACAGCGTATTGCCTGGGAAAGCTCAGGGAGCTGTGCAAAGGAGGACATGCCAGATGGTGAGGGCAGTCTCCAAGACAGAAGTGGCAATACAGCTCTCAGATACCAAGACAGAAGACGGCTGGCTGGGCTCATTGCAGAGTGTGGAGGAACAGGGCTTCTCCAGACCGCTTCTGGGAGACAGAGAGGTCCTTTGTGTGGCCCCCAAGCAACTACACTTGCAGAATGTTGCAGCTACATTGGCCGAGATCACCTGGGtctacagcagcagcagccaccccCACATGGTGTACCTTAATGACCAGGAGCATGCCCTGACCCCAGCAGGTGTGAGCAGCTACATCTTCCACAACCTGCATCCCAATACACGGTACCAAGTGCAGGTGGAGGTGCGGCTGCCATGGGACTCGCTGCAGGTGCTCTGGGAAACCAAGTCCTCCACCATCACCTTTGACACACCCGTGGCAGGACCCCCTGACCCTCCACTGGACGTGCTGGTGGAGCGCCACACCTCACCAGGGCTTCTGGTGATCAGCTGGCTCCCAGTGACCATCAATTCTGCTGGGTCCTCCAACGGAGTCCAGGTCACTGGCTATGCTGTGTATGCTGATGGGCTTAAGGTCGCAGAGGTCACTGATGCCACTGCTGGGAGCATCCTGTTGGAATCATCCCAGCTCCAGCTGCCCCTGATGTGCCAGAAGGTCTCGGTGAGAACCATGTCAATTTGTGGCGAGTCCCTGGACTCAGTCCCGGCTCAGATCCCTCATGACTGTTTTACCTGTCACCTATTGCCAGAGAACTCTCCTTTTAGCTACACCTGTGGTGACCCATCCCCCTCCAGAGTCACCTTACCCAAATGCCCTCAGAGACTGGCACTGGCTCCTCTAAGTGCCAAGGCCAGTCCCCACACCCCCAGAAACTGTGGGGAGCCCCAGGCCGAGTTCCTAGAAGCATTCCCTGAAGAACCCCCAAAGAGGTGCCCCCCAGTGCCCAATTTGAGTTCAGATGGAGAATGTCCAAGTGTAGGGGCTGGCAGCCAAGCCCAGGCATCCACAGAGGCCTGGGAGGTGTGCAGAAAGGAACTGTGCTTTCAGAAGAGTCTCCAGAAATACAAGCCACCTCTGCCTAGTGGTCAGTCTGGGGGAGAAAAAGACCACTACCAGCACATGGGCACCAGCCAAAGCTCTGCTTTGGGAGTTGTCCATCTGTCCCCTGAGTGTGGGCCCCAGAAAGAACCATGTCAGGAAAAGGCTGCCTTTGAGAAGATCCTTAGGCAAAAGCAAGATGCCCAAGTAGTCACCCCTCCCCAGCTGAGCGCCAGCCAACAATACGTGTCTGACTTCCATGACACTttgcaggaggaggaggcagtgTGCTTCTGTCCATGGGGCACAGGGAAGCAAGAACAGAGAAGGGAGCTTAGGACCCAGGGCGGGCAAGGTCAGGCTCTGGGCGGCAAGAGAGAGGACCAGCTCCATGGACCCAGCTTGGCGCTTTGCCCAGCTCCATCCAGCAAAGTTATTAAGATGTCCAGGGGCAGCCCCCCACTGCTGGGGAGAGGCATGGACACTCCAGTTAGGGTCTTTGTGGCCCTCTTTGATTATGACCCCCTGACTATGTCTACCAACCCTGCGGTTGCAAAGGAGGAGTTAGCCTTCCAGAAAGGACAGTTGCTGAGAGTGTGGGGTTCTCAGGACCCACGTGGCTTCTACCATGGCGAATGCAATGGACAAGTGGGCAACATCCCTGGGCACCTGGTGGCTGAGGCAGAAGTGGGCATGGAGCAGACTAACAGGAAGTGGCATTTGCTGGCACAACGGCACATGCCTTCTATGGCCCACCTTGATGACTTTGGGGGGCTCACCAGCCCCCAGGGCTCCTTCCCCATGCCCCAAGGGAACCCCAGGAGGCCCCGACTGAGGACTCCAGCAGCCATGATGGCAATTCTGGACTATGACCCCAAGGACGGGCAAGTAGGGGGCCCGGTGAAGAGCAAGCTGTCGCTGAAATCAGGGGATGTAGTCAAAGTCTACGGGCCTGTGGATGAAAAGGGATTCTACTATGGGGAGTCAGGTGGCCACCGAGGCCTGGTCCCAGCCCACCTCCTGGATCACATGTCCTTCCAAGGAGAGTGA